The following proteins come from a genomic window of Peptoniphilus equinus:
- a CDS encoding HutD family protein — translation MKITQQDFRTTDWSGGTTSELYITPRGATVGEKNFTGRISSATCELDSSTFTPYDGFTRFITPLDGNLKLLVNGEAMELKPFEVLKFSGADDVTSYSQVRDFNYIVKDGEPFEMVAKDVDGELMVEEKALIFFYTPFTVNGEAFEGMSAFIGDHVKVEGQGKILICTLA, via the coding sequence ATGAAAATCACACAACAGGACTTTAGAACGACGGATTGGTCCGGAGGGACCACATCGGAACTTTACATTACGCCAAGGGGCGCTACGGTCGGTGAAAAAAATTTCACGGGGCGGATTTCTTCTGCAACGTGCGAGCTGGACAGCTCCACCTTCACCCCTTATGACGGATTCACTCGCTTTATCACGCCCCTGGACGGCAACTTAAAACTGTTGGTCAATGGCGAAGCTATGGAGCTGAAGCCGTTTGAAGTATTGAAATTTAGCGGCGCCGATGATGTCACGTCCTATTCCCAAGTTCGAGATTTCAATTACATCGTTAAAGACGGTGAACCTTTTGAGATGGTTGCCAAAGATGTGGACGGTGAACTGATGGTGGAAGAGAAGGCACTGATCTTTTTCTACACGCCTTTTACCGTCAATGGCGAAGCCTTTGAAGGGATGAGCGCCTTTATTGGGGATCACGTGAAAGTGGAAGGGCAGGGCAAGATTTTAATCTGCACGCTCGCCTAA
- a CDS encoding stalk domain-containing protein — MKLNRRRITSVALAFTLAVGVAPMHTFAAEPADEPTVPAVTAPANDTEEAKPEAEEVEETEETEETEEAEEAAEEAKQAAKESLEAAIKSAKEKIAGDKYTAESVKVVQGAIEVGEASLKKADATTEEYTAAKAVLDTAVKGLKEKKEKTEAETFTGTLHLTEDYGSKVYAKDLLGLPEGAKFETPNLVLTTNLTKDVKDQVKVIFKDKSTKMVDYTITVRDVEVRLGTPTVHYNRVTGTATPGAKVRLYRNNSLVGSDTADTYGDYSISYNFGSYNNNYYGGNYNISKNAQPTYVDGYTSPNAYVEAYNGTMYLGSGYANANGYYRINHTYVSNTYNTRVTSGGSYGGNYGYYYDLSDFTIQAEKDGKTTAKYNLRNANKDYNEGGWHWNDPRDPFYGNYTYSAHVTSAVPGSYTVSGNSVNGFASVSVYDSLGKYLGSATANSSGVFTVTTNRALKEGETLTIKTSHQNYRGTSVTYKVAGKASNQVYNYTVDMKIGNGTMTIVKDGKTTTSTMDVAPYIKDGRTMLPIRFVAQALGYNVTWNDATRTATFSDGKHVVIINIDEQDFTVDGAKMRFSVMPEIKDGRTMLPISEIGKALGMTAGDKGQGKNIEWDATNRAVRIQLTK; from the coding sequence ATGAAACTCAATAGAAGACGGATTACATCCGTGGCACTTGCATTCACATTGGCTGTTGGTGTCGCACCTATGCACACCTTTGCAGCGGAACCTGCAGATGAACCGACTGTACCGGCAGTGACAGCGCCTGCCAATGATACTGAAGAGGCTAAACCAGAAGCTGAAGAAGTTGAAGAAACTGAAGAAACTGAAGAAACTGAAGAAGCTGAAGAAGCAGCGGAAGAAGCTAAACAAGCAGCGAAAGAAAGTTTGGAAGCGGCTATTAAATCGGCAAAGGAAAAGATTGCCGGAGATAAGTACACTGCTGAGTCTGTTAAAGTTGTCCAAGGTGCTATTGAAGTAGGTGAAGCATCCCTTAAAAAGGCCGACGCAACGACTGAAGAGTACACCGCAGCTAAAGCTGTCCTTGACACAGCAGTTAAAGGTCTAAAAGAAAAGAAAGAAAAGACGGAAGCGGAAACTTTTACCGGCACGCTTCATTTGACTGAGGATTATGGTTCTAAAGTTTATGCGAAAGATCTTTTAGGTCTTCCTGAAGGCGCAAAATTTGAGACACCAAATCTTGTCTTAACTACCAATTTAACGAAGGATGTAAAAGATCAAGTTAAGGTCATCTTTAAAGACAAATCAACTAAAATGGTAGACTATACGATTACTGTGCGCGACGTGGAAGTTCGACTCGGCACACCTACCGTACACTATAACAGAGTCACAGGGACTGCCACTCCGGGCGCTAAAGTACGTCTGTACAGAAACAACTCACTAGTTGGAAGCGACACTGCGGATACCTATGGAGATTATTCCATTTCCTATAACTTCGGCAGCTATAACAACAACTACTATGGCGGCAACTACAACATCAGCAAGAATGCACAGCCTACTTACGTAGATGGCTATACATCACCAAACGCCTATGTGGAAGCGTATAACGGCACTATGTATTTGGGATCTGGCTATGCTAATGCCAACGGGTACTACCGCATCAACCACACTTATGTAAGCAACACCTACAACACACGTGTGACTTCCGGCGGTTCTTACGGCGGTAACTATGGCTATTACTATGATCTGAGCGACTTTACGATTCAAGCTGAAAAAGACGGCAAGACGACTGCCAAGTACAACTTGAGAAATGCCAATAAAGACTATAACGAAGGCGGTTGGCACTGGAACGATCCTCGCGATCCATTCTATGGCAACTACACGTATTCCGCACACGTCACTTCTGCAGTACCGGGCAGTTACACTGTCAGCGGTAACAGTGTCAACGGATTTGCCAGTGTATCTGTCTATGACAGCCTTGGCAAGTACCTCGGCAGCGCCACGGCAAACTCCAGCGGTGTGTTCACCGTGACGACCAACCGCGCTCTAAAAGAGGGCGAAACGCTGACCATTAAGACGTCACACCAAAATTATCGGGGCACTTCCGTCACATATAAAGTGGCAGGTAAAGCAAGCAACCAAGTTTACAACTACACTGTGGATATGAAGATCGGCAACGGTACTATGACTATCGTGAAAGACGGCAAGACTACCACATCCACTATGGACGTTGCGCCTTATATCAAAGACGGTCGCACCATGCTTCCAATTCGCTTCGTAGCTCAAGCATTGGGATACAACGTAACTTGGAACGATGCTACCCGTACAGCTACGTTCTCCGACGGAAAACACGTGGTGATCATCAACATTGATGAACAAGATTTCACTGTTGACGGTGCGAAAATGCGCTTTAGCGTAATGCCTGAAATCAAAGATGGCCGCACTATGCTTCCGATCTCTGAAATCGGCAAGGCTCTCGGCATGACTGCCGGCGATAAGGGCCAAGGCAAGAACATTGAATGGGATGCTACCAACCGTGCCGTTCGCATTCAATTGACCAAATAA
- a CDS encoding glutathionylspermidine synthase: protein MFNKHYATEYIELIRRDPKLYYDDYLKLKDDVAHSNAIYKDKPVPVTYQGLFYDAADRKALDDISKRLMDLTKKVVNAYLEDSEYRKLFGFSPQLEALILHDPGYDIDVPMARYDIFYNGGENYKFIEFNTDGSSAMNKDNTVGDLLLETKGMKAFGERYTLENVDLFTPWIQASTSIYESRYHRKPNIAIVDFLDIGATYEFKKFKWLFEAAGYTCDIFDIRDLTYKDGKLMGGDYVIDMVYRRVVTAEYMKVYDTLADFTQAYLDNAFMMIGSFRSQIMHTKLIFHILHHPMTMALLSDEEQHFVKAHIPFTDHLNEATLGNVLEDKDRWIIKPIDDYAGHGVYAGKSFTQKEWEDLVRDAATRPSIYQEYYAMDPLPFVEFNDDGELEVHGFSAVMGLFIYNGTFIAPYTRIGYDATVGGADKHYVAPNILIQPKA, encoded by the coding sequence ATGTTTAATAAGCACTACGCGACAGAGTATATCGAACTGATCCGTCGTGACCCGAAGCTGTACTACGACGACTATCTCAAACTCAAAGACGACGTGGCCCACTCCAACGCCATCTATAAAGATAAACCCGTACCCGTCACCTATCAGGGTCTCTTCTACGATGCGGCAGACCGTAAGGCGCTGGATGATATCTCAAAACGACTGATGGATCTCACTAAAAAAGTGGTGAATGCTTACTTGGAGGACAGCGAGTACCGCAAGCTTTTCGGTTTCAGTCCCCAGCTCGAAGCGCTCATTCTCCACGACCCGGGTTACGACATTGACGTCCCCATGGCACGCTACGACATCTTTTATAACGGCGGTGAAAACTATAAGTTTATCGAATTCAACACCGACGGCTCCAGCGCCATGAATAAGGACAACACCGTAGGTGACCTGCTCCTGGAAACCAAAGGTATGAAGGCTTTCGGCGAGCGCTACACGTTGGAGAATGTGGATCTTTTCACGCCGTGGATTCAAGCCTCCACCTCCATCTATGAGTCCCGCTATCACAGAAAACCGAACATCGCCATTGTAGACTTTCTCGACATCGGCGCCACCTACGAGTTTAAAAAATTCAAATGGCTCTTTGAAGCGGCGGGCTACACCTGTGACATCTTCGATATCAGAGATCTCACCTATAAAGACGGCAAACTGATGGGCGGCGATTACGTCATCGACATGGTCTATCGTCGTGTCGTCACCGCGGAATATATGAAAGTCTACGACACCCTCGCCGACTTCACTCAAGCTTACCTGGACAACGCCTTTATGATGATCGGCTCGTTCCGCTCACAAATCATGCACACCAAGCTGATCTTTCACATTCTCCACCATCCAATGACCATGGCACTGCTGAGCGACGAGGAACAACACTTTGTCAAAGCTCACATCCCGTTCACCGACCATCTCAACGAGGCCACATTAGGCAACGTGCTCGAAGACAAGGATCGGTGGATTATCAAACCCATCGACGACTACGCGGGCCACGGTGTCTATGCCGGTAAAAGCTTCACCCAAAAGGAATGGGAAGACTTGGTGCGGGATGCAGCGACACGTCCGTCCATCTATCAAGAGTATTATGCCATGGATCCCCTTCCCTTCGTCGAATTTAACGATGACGGCGAGCTTGAAGTCCACGGTTTTAGCGCCGTCATGGGACTCTTTATCTACAACGGCACCTTCATTGCACCTTACACCCGAATCGGCTATGATGCCACAGTGGGCGGTGCCGATAAACACTATGTCGCGCCGAATATTCTCATTCAGCCGAAAGCTTAA
- a CDS encoding glutamate-cysteine ligase family protein has translation MDYNKQLDRVIQYFKSGEVPESDYAIGCEFEHFVLDKDTLEHITYYGDSEGKHTIEQTLHEIAELFDAVPYENNGKILGCDTDEFSVSLEPGSQFEISITAGKSLEQMSEAYRRILGAILPIFEKHNQILVPLGYNPVASIDDIKLIPKIRYDHMFNHFHSLGGDDTMGWNMMKGTASVQATIDYCDEEDFKSKYFLGSAIAPILYAAFDNAYIFEKAPYEDYNIRQTVWEKTDTSRSGLLPLAFDDLSYKSYAEFILNTTPIFEDVDGEIRSVDKKPFKELFDPDKDGDDAIFHAISIVFPDLRLKTYLEFRMMDGVNYPLNFAALALVKGLFYSKDNLKALHAIYDGTTYADVMKAKDEAAHRGLQGVYNGLSLQEHLKKLYDLAHDALGDEAHFLEPLQNIIESGNSPKDVFKAIYEAQGLRAAIDYNRVDRNV, from the coding sequence ATGGATTACAATAAACAACTTGACCGCGTTATTCAGTATTTTAAAAGTGGCGAAGTGCCGGAATCGGACTATGCTATCGGATGTGAATTCGAGCACTTCGTTCTAGATAAAGACACATTGGAACACATTACTTACTACGGTGACAGCGAGGGCAAGCATACGATTGAACAGACGCTTCATGAGATTGCCGAGCTCTTCGATGCCGTGCCTTACGAAAACAACGGCAAAATTCTCGGCTGTGATACCGATGAATTCTCCGTTTCCTTAGAACCGGGCAGCCAGTTTGAAATCAGCATTACAGCCGGCAAGTCCCTGGAGCAGATGAGTGAGGCCTATCGGCGAATTTTGGGCGCCATCTTACCTATCTTTGAGAAGCACAACCAAATCCTGGTGCCTCTCGGTTACAATCCCGTCGCGTCCATTGACGATATCAAACTCATTCCGAAAATCCGCTATGACCACATGTTCAACCATTTCCACTCCCTCGGCGGCGACGATACCATGGGGTGGAATATGATGAAAGGTACGGCATCGGTTCAGGCCACGATTGACTACTGCGATGAAGAGGATTTTAAATCCAAATACTTCCTCGGCAGTGCCATTGCACCTATCCTCTATGCCGCCTTCGACAACGCCTACATCTTTGAAAAGGCACCGTATGAAGACTATAACATTCGCCAAACCGTGTGGGAAAAAACCGATACATCGCGCTCCGGACTTCTGCCTCTCGCCTTTGATGACCTCAGCTATAAGTCCTATGCCGAATTTATTTTAAACACCACACCGATTTTTGAAGACGTAGACGGCGAGATTCGCTCTGTGGATAAAAAGCCGTTCAAAGAGCTGTTCGATCCTGACAAAGACGGCGACGACGCCATCTTCCATGCCATCTCCATTGTGTTCCCGGATCTGCGTCTAAAAACGTATCTGGAGTTTCGCATGATGGACGGCGTGAACTATCCTCTGAACTTTGCCGCCCTGGCTCTCGTTAAAGGCCTGTTCTATTCCAAAGACAACTTAAAAGCCCTCCACGCTATCTATGACGGCACGACCTACGCCGATGTCATGAAGGCCAAAGACGAGGCTGCCCACCGCGGCTTGCAAGGTGTCTATAACGGCCTTTCGCTTCAAGAACACCTGAAAAAACTCTATGACTTGGCACACGACGCCCTCGGTGACGAAGCGCACTTCCTCGAGCCGCTCCAAAACATTATTGAAAGCGGCAACTCACCAAAGGACGTCTTTAAAGCAATCTATGAAGCACAGGGCTTACGCGCTGCCATTGATTACAACCGGGTGGATCGCAATGTTTAA
- a CDS encoding COG2426 family protein, giving the protein MELIQQFITEHVGHEVAVMLLSMLPFIEVRGAIPVGVAFGMPTMEAAALSYFGSLVPMPFLIKLIRPVFDLLRHRPLTQTLVAKTERKSKRDWDKIKKYERLALFVFTALPIPGTGVYGASLVAALMNLRLIQAIPTIALGNLIATLLISGISHVIFV; this is encoded by the coding sequence ATGGAACTCATCCAACAATTTATTACAGAACACGTAGGCCATGAGGTAGCCGTGATGCTGCTGTCCATGCTGCCTTTTATTGAAGTACGAGGCGCTATCCCCGTGGGAGTCGCCTTCGGTATGCCTACCATGGAAGCCGCTGCCCTCTCCTACTTCGGCTCTTTGGTGCCCATGCCTTTTCTAATCAAACTGATTCGACCCGTCTTTGATCTGCTTCGACACCGACCTCTGACTCAGACTCTCGTGGCAAAAACGGAACGCAAATCAAAACGAGATTGGGATAAAATTAAAAAGTATGAGCGCTTAGCTCTTTTTGTCTTTACCGCACTGCCGATTCCCGGCACCGGCGTGTACGGCGCAAGCCTTGTGGCTGCGCTGATGAACCTGCGCCTTATCCAAGCCATACCGACTATCGCCTTGGGTAACCTCATTGCGACCTTGCTCATCTCCGGCATCAGCCACGTCATCTTCGTGTGA
- a CDS encoding manganese efflux pump MntP, whose translation MELLSIFAIAVGLAMDAFAAAICKGLQLREPEFSKTFSVGLCFGLFQGLMPVFGYLLASAFAEDIRAIDHWVAFFLLGIIGAHMIRESFDKTCDFTTGFDIKSLLLIGLATSIDAMAIGISFAFLKVNIVSSSIIIGLTTFVIAMIGMSIGNIFGIKYKSAAERVGGLILIAMGIKILLEHTLFA comes from the coding sequence ATGGAGTTACTTAGTATTTTCGCCATAGCAGTCGGACTTGCTATGGACGCTTTTGCCGCCGCCATCTGCAAGGGGCTGCAGCTTCGAGAGCCGGAGTTTTCAAAAACGTTCAGTGTGGGGTTGTGCTTCGGCCTGTTTCAAGGTTTGATGCCGGTGTTTGGCTATCTTCTCGCCAGCGCCTTCGCCGAGGACATTCGTGCCATTGACCATTGGGTAGCCTTTTTTCTTCTGGGGATCATCGGTGCGCATATGATTCGCGAGTCGTTTGACAAAACCTGTGACTTTACCACCGGTTTTGATATCAAGAGTCTGCTTCTCATCGGTTTGGCCACATCCATCGACGCGATGGCCATCGGCATCAGCTTCGCCTTTCTCAAGGTGAATATAGTGTCCTCCTCGATCATCATCGGACTCACCACATTTGTCATCGCCATGATCGGCATGAGCATCGGCAACATCTTCGGCATCAAGTATAAGAGCGCTGCAGAACGTGTCGGCGGTCTCATCTTGATTGCCATGGGCATTAAAATTTTATTAGAGCACACTCTGTTTGCCTAG
- a CDS encoding Glu/Leu/Phe/Val family dehydrogenase: protein MTDTLNPLVAAQQKVKAACDKLGCDPAVYELLKEPKRVIEISIPVKMDDGSLKVFKGWRSAHNDAVGPAKGGVRFHPNVNMDEVKALSLWMTFKGGALGLPYGGGKGGICVDPSELSDRELEQLSRGWVRGVHRYIGERIDIPAPDVNTNGQIMSWFMDEYIKLNGEKADLGTFTGKPIAFGGSQGRNEATGFGVAVVAREAAKRFGIDFATAKIGLQGFGNVGSFTAKNIERQGGKICALLEWDKAEGNYALYNENGLDFKALLDYKNEHKTLVGFPDAEKISDTDFWSKEYDILIPAALENAITGESAKHINAKMVAEAANGPITPEGDKVLLERGIPVIPDILTNSGGVLVSYYEWVQNQYGYYWTEAEVEEKQEADMMKAIKGVFGVCDEYNVEPREAVYMYAIRSIDEAMKLRGWY from the coding sequence ATGACAGATACACTAAATCCACTAGTAGCGGCACAACAAAAAGTTAAAGCTGCATGTGACAAACTCGGTTGCGATCCTGCAGTCTACGAACTGTTAAAAGAACCAAAACGCGTAATTGAAATTTCCATTCCGGTAAAGATGGATGACGGCAGCCTCAAAGTATTCAAAGGCTGGAGATCCGCACACAATGACGCAGTAGGTCCGGCAAAAGGTGGCGTACGTTTCCATCCAAACGTCAACATGGACGAAGTTAAAGCACTATCCCTTTGGATGACCTTTAAAGGCGGAGCACTCGGCCTTCCATACGGCGGCGGCAAAGGCGGTATCTGTGTCGATCCATCCGAACTCTCCGACAGAGAACTTGAGCAACTCTCCCGTGGTTGGGTACGCGGCGTCCACAGATACATCGGCGAACGCATTGACATTCCGGCACCAGACGTTAACACCAACGGCCAAATCATGAGCTGGTTCATGGACGAATACATCAAACTCAACGGCGAAAAAGCCGACCTTGGCACCTTCACCGGTAAGCCAATCGCATTTGGCGGCTCACAAGGACGTAACGAAGCCACCGGATTCGGTGTAGCTGTCGTAGCAAGAGAAGCGGCAAAACGCTTCGGCATCGACTTCGCCACAGCAAAAATCGGTCTTCAAGGTTTCGGTAACGTTGGATCCTTCACCGCAAAGAACATCGAACGCCAAGGTGGCAAAATCTGCGCACTCCTCGAATGGGACAAAGCAGAAGGCAACTACGCACTCTACAATGAAAACGGCTTAGACTTCAAAGCCCTTCTCGACTACAAGAATGAACACAAAACCCTCGTAGGCTTCCCAGATGCAGAAAAAATCAGCGATACCGACTTCTGGAGCAAAGAATACGACATTCTTATTCCAGCAGCCCTTGAAAACGCCATCACCGGCGAATCTGCAAAACACATCAACGCAAAAATGGTTGCCGAAGCAGCAAACGGCCCTATCACTCCAGAAGGAGACAAAGTCCTTCTCGAACGCGGCATTCCGGTAATTCCAGACATCTTAACCAATTCCGGCGGCGTACTCGTATCCTACTATGAATGGGTACAAAACCAATACGGATACTACTGGACCGAAGCAGAAGTTGAAGAAAAACAAGAAGCCGACATGATGAAAGCAATCAAAGGCGTCTTCGGTGTATGCGACGAATACAACGTTGAACCAAGAGAAGCCGTTTATATGTATGCTATCAGATCCATCGACGAAGCAATGAAGCTCAGAGGATGGTATTAA
- a CDS encoding DUF4825 domain-containing protein: protein MKLQPILLCAGLLLLSGCGQGNEANNAAGQSDPSGTNNTAETTVATQQPEASERDEAQRKPVDTAVLIANKTSYMGDNSKVGAILNALKLPGYAVNGFMLDGDTGIITIHVVPSENTSAVDFFKNSVVIFALVENAQVLRFVESDGNEVANVDRKSADALLAAAGTSFEDVGESEASLDAYLGQ from the coding sequence ATGAAGTTACAACCTATCCTTCTCTGTGCGGGCCTCTTGTTGTTAAGCGGCTGCGGGCAAGGTAACGAGGCGAATAACGCCGCAGGGCAAAGCGATCCGTCCGGGACAAACAACACCGCTGAGACGACAGTAGCCACGCAACAACCTGAGGCGTCTGAGCGTGACGAAGCTCAGCGTAAACCTGTGGACACGGCGGTGCTCATTGCCAATAAAACGTCGTACATGGGCGATAATTCCAAAGTGGGAGCGATTTTAAATGCACTGAAACTTCCGGGATACGCTGTGAACGGTTTTATGTTAGACGGAGACACGGGGATCATCACCATCCATGTTGTGCCGAGTGAGAACACTTCTGCTGTGGACTTTTTCAAAAACAGTGTCGTGATCTTTGCCTTGGTAGAGAATGCCCAAGTTCTCCGATTTGTAGAAAGCGACGGCAATGAAGTGGCCAATGTGGACAGAAAGAGCGCTGACGCACTCCTTGCCGCAGCGGGTACGTCTTTTGAAGATGTTGGTGAGAGTGAAGCAAGTTTGGATGCCTATTTGGGTCAATAA
- a CDS encoding poly(R)-hydroxyalkanoic acid synthase subunit PhaE codes for MEKDYNFFDAMMNQQQNYMNFIKQQSDAYVESATKFAKSFTTPDYKEITDKFFGAMTSGYTGTPLDVYENMEKAKGVVGQLYKLWQEVFEQGEPDYDRAKRYVEWFKTQQDHYYTQYIGPYLPAEFRELAEKSADVLKNYTGSLEALYGPWADAQKDLTDAYLTGMYEDPEGFVAFFNTWKDNYAKTFGKLFNMPTMGIDRISQQDRLQTFDRFIRFCVYSAEMNIKLSAIIQESTRNVVNEVIAMYQNGNQPEDFNAFYNFWKRTLSDDFERFFYTDEFTKFLGNYVESVLSLKIAVDKVSEEFLKNWPVATKTDMDSLYKTVYDLKKEVRRLRREMKVLQTGQKTTDVQEAEAQTQTPIEEKSEAKRGGAKPRKTAPKTTGKEVRGDDK; via the coding sequence ATGGAAAAAGATTACAATTTTTTTGATGCCATGATGAATCAGCAGCAAAACTATATGAATTTTATCAAACAGCAATCTGACGCCTATGTCGAATCGGCAACTAAATTCGCGAAAAGTTTTACCACGCCGGATTATAAAGAGATCACCGACAAATTCTTCGGCGCGATGACCTCAGGCTACACAGGTACACCTTTGGATGTGTATGAGAATATGGAAAAAGCCAAGGGCGTGGTGGGACAGCTCTACAAACTTTGGCAAGAGGTCTTTGAACAAGGTGAGCCGGACTATGACAGGGCGAAACGCTACGTCGAGTGGTTTAAGACGCAGCAGGATCACTATTATACGCAGTATATCGGACCATATCTGCCGGCAGAGTTTCGAGAGCTTGCTGAGAAGTCCGCAGATGTGCTGAAAAATTACACCGGCTCTTTAGAGGCACTCTATGGACCGTGGGCGGATGCGCAAAAAGATTTGACCGACGCATACTTAACGGGGATGTATGAAGATCCGGAAGGTTTCGTCGCTTTCTTTAATACATGGAAAGACAACTATGCTAAGACGTTCGGCAAACTATTCAATATGCCGACTATGGGAATTGATCGTATCTCCCAGCAGGATCGTCTTCAAACCTTCGACCGGTTCATTCGATTCTGCGTCTATTCGGCAGAAATGAACATCAAGCTGTCCGCTATCATTCAGGAATCCACTCGCAACGTGGTCAATGAAGTGATAGCTATGTATCAAAACGGTAATCAGCCGGAAGACTTCAATGCTTTCTATAATTTCTGGAAGCGCACCCTTTCCGATGACTTCGAGCGCTTTTTCTACACCGATGAATTCACCAAGTTCCTGGGCAACTATGTGGAATCTGTGCTCTCACTGAAGATTGCGGTGGATAAAGTCTCTGAAGAATTCTTAAAAAATTGGCCGGTGGCAACGAAAACCGACATGGATTCTCTCTACAAGACGGTTTACGACCTGAAAAAGGAAGTCCGCAGACTTCGTCGCGAGATGAAGGTGCTTCAAACCGGGCAAAAGACGACGGACGTCCAAGAAGCCGAAGCGCAAACGCAGACTCCTATCGAGGAAAAGTCCGAAGCTAAGCGTGGTGGAGCTAAGCCCCGCAAGACTGCACCGAAGACCACGGGAAAGGAGGTAAGAGGCGATGACAAATAA
- the phaC gene encoding class III poly(R)-hydroxyalkanoic acid synthase subunit PhaC, with product MTNNFTFDIESLRDFLDGGAKMGKGLKTMMDMKVEGADATPKDLIFEMDKMKLYHYHALTEQVNTTPVLIVYALVNRQYMMDLDPDKSLIRKMLQGGQDVYIIDWGYPTAEDRYIGLDDYINEYIDSCVDTIRERHGIDKINMMGICQGGTFTFIYTALNPDKVKNIVSLVTPIDFDVDDGLLFKWGPYLQPKLMVEAFGNVPGEFMNAGFLMLKPYDLAIDKYVGVVDLMDDPEKMAGFLRMEQWIFDSPDQVGRAYMEFQEHMYHNNELIKGEFELDGEKVDLKAVTCPVLVIMGTKDNQVPNSATEPIPQVIGSTDVEVLRVETGHIGIFVSGRSQREVGPKINEFLDARDN from the coding sequence ATGACAAATAACTTTACATTCGATATCGAGTCGTTGCGAGACTTTTTAGACGGCGGCGCAAAAATGGGCAAAGGTCTGAAAACGATGATGGACATGAAAGTGGAAGGGGCCGATGCCACGCCGAAAGATCTCATCTTTGAAATGGACAAGATGAAACTCTATCATTACCATGCGCTCACAGAACAGGTGAATACGACGCCGGTGCTCATCGTCTATGCACTGGTCAACCGCCAATACATGATGGATTTGGATCCGGACAAGTCGTTGATTCGAAAAATGCTTCAAGGCGGACAGGACGTCTACATCATCGACTGGGGTTATCCGACAGCGGAGGATCGCTATATCGGTCTGGACGATTACATTAACGAATATATTGACAGCTGTGTGGACACGATTCGCGAGCGTCACGGCATCGATAAAATTAATATGATGGGCATTTGCCAAGGTGGGACGTTCACCTTTATCTATACGGCGCTGAATCCTGACAAAGTCAAAAATATTGTGAGCCTTGTGACGCCAATTGACTTTGATGTGGATGACGGCCTGCTTTTCAAATGGGGACCGTATCTTCAACCGAAACTGATGGTGGAAGCTTTCGGCAACGTCCCCGGAGAATTTATGAACGCCGGATTTCTCATGTTAAAGCCTTATGATCTCGCCATTGATAAATATGTAGGTGTGGTGGATCTCATGGATGACCCGGAAAAAATGGCGGGATTTCTCCGCATGGAACAGTGGATCTTCGATTCACCGGATCAAGTCGGCCGAGCCTATATGGAATTCCAAGAGCATATGTACCATAACAATGAACTGATTAAGGGTGAGTTCGAGCTGGACGGCGAAAAAGTGGATTTGAAAGCCGTCACCTGTCCGGTCTTGGTCATTATGGGCACAAAGGACAACCAGGTGCCAAACTCTGCGACAGAACCGATTCCACAAGTTATCGGATCCACCGATGTGGAAGTCCTGCGTGTTGAGACCGGTCACATCGGAATCTTTGTCAGCGGCCGCAGTCAGCGGGAAGTGGGACCGAAGATTAATGAATTCTTAGATGCAAGAGATAACTGA